The following nucleotide sequence is from Psychroserpens sp. Hel_I_66.
TATCCTTACGGTTTAGAGCAATTAGTGTATTATATGGAGCAATTTCCCGAAGCGGGTTATGGCTTGTGCTCTATAGAACAAGATAATGAACAGCTTTTTCCCATTATGTTAAGTCCAGAAGAAACCTATAAAAGACATTTTGTTGAGAAGAAGGCTGTCTTTCACAAGGCACCTTTATCATCAATAATAAAGACGAAGGTTTTTAGAGACTTAGGTGGTTTTCCTCACGAAGCAGTTAGTGGTGATTTGGCTATGTGGTGTGAGTTGTCACTTTCTAACAATGTGATTTTGATGCCACATGGTATGGTTTGGTATCGCGTTCATGCAGACCAAGAAATGCAAAAAACAAGAGATAGTGTCTTTGTTGAGTTTGAATATTTTAAGGTTGAGGATTATTATTTAAGTCTTACTGAATGTCCTTTATCTAAAGGAGGTAGAGAGAAAGTGATAAAACTAAATCAAACTAAGCAGAAAAAGTATATATTTTGGAAATTACGTCAGTTAGGCCCTTCCATTGCTTTAAAACTATATAAATACATGAACAAGCCTTTTGAATTGAACAGAGCATAATATTTTAGTATGACAGTAGTGATTAATTTTGTCAAATACCATTTTAAATCTGCCCTTAGAACGATATATTGGATATATAATTTATCTAAAATAAATTTCGGAAGTAATGTAAATCTTAGTTTTCCTATACAAGTGGAAGGTCATGGTTTTGCTAAAATTGATTCAAACTGTACCATTGAGAAAAATGTGAAATTAGGAATTGGAAAAAATGCTCAACTTGTAATAGGAAAGAATAGTTTTTTTGAGAAACAGGGCACTTTATTAATTGGAGACAGTAACGTGTTGAAAATAGGCAATCATTTTAAGTTAGGAACTCATGCGAGACTTTACGTAAAAAATAACTGGACATTTGGGGATAATGTAACCATTGAAACCTATTGTTCAATTTTTGCCAGAGAATCAGAAAAAACCGGTATGCTAACCATTGGGAATAACAGTAATATTGGTGATTACACAATTATGGATATAGTAGATAACATTCAAATAGGAAACGATGTAGCCATTGGGCCTAATTGTACAATCTATACTCATGATCATATTTACACTGATAAAAGCAAGCCTGCGTGGAAAGGAGGTTTAATTTCAAAACCTATTATAATCGAAGATGGTGCTTGGATTGGTTCAAATGTGACCATCCTTCCAGGAGTTATTATAGGGAAGAGAGCTGTAGTTGCAGCTGGTTCTGTAGTTACTAAAAGCTTAGATCCTGAGTGTGTGTATGGTGGGATTCCAGCGAAACTTATAAAAGAAATATGAGCATTAAAAAGGTCTCGATAGTCATACCAAGTTACAATGCTATAGCATATATTCCTGATACACTTAATTCTGTCTTTCAGCAATCGTATTCAAATATTGAGGTTATTGTTATTGATGACGGTTCTACCGATGGTACTTTAGACTATTTAAAAACGATAACACATCCCAATTTTAGTTTTAAAAAAAATAGAGGTAAAGGTGCGTGTGCTGCTAGAAACTATGGCTTTGAACTGTCTTTGGGCAAGTATATTCAATTTTTAGATGCAGATGATTTGTTGAGTCCCGATAAAATTGAAAACCAAGTACAGGATTTAGAGCAAAATCCAGAATATATTGCAGTATGTAGTACTGTTCATTTTTATGAAAAACCAGAACATGGAGAAATAAAAGACTCTCATTTTTTGTATAATACAAATAATCCCAAACAATTTTTATTGAAACTTTTTGGTGGCGATGGTTTAAATCACGGTATGGTAGGGCAACATGCATATTTAAGTCCAAGATTTTTTATTGAAAAAGCAGGCGGATGGAATGAGAAATTATTTAAGGATCAAGATGGTGAATTTTTCACTCGTGTTATTAAGGCTTCTAAGGGAATTTGTCATACACCGGATGTATTTGCTTATTACAGAAAACATGTTAGAGGTAATAACATTGCTAATCAAAAAGAAAGAAAGCACGTAGAGAGCCAGTTCAAGGCACTTATATCAAAATCTAAACAATTAAAAGAATTAGAAGATTCCGAAGCATATAGAAATGCATTTGCGCTCCAGTCAAAACTATTGGCAGTAGATGCCTACCCCCATTTTATGGATGTGTATGATCGTGCTATAAATTTATCTAACCGTTATGGAGGGAGTACTTATGAACCTATTTTAGGCGGAAAAATAATAGAAATGGTAAAATCTATATTTGGATGGAAAAATGCCAAAACATTTAAGCTATTTTTACATCGAATAAAAGACCTAATAATGCCGAAAGCCTAGTGTTGAAATGAGAAAACTACTAATTGTTGTGGGTACAAGACCCAACTATATTAAAGTAACACAATTCAAAAAAGTTGCTGATCAACAATTTGCTGGACAGTTTGATATTAAAATCGTACATACGGGTCAGCATTTTGATAAATCAATGGCCGATATGTTTTTTCAACAATTAGATCTTTGGCCAGATTATTTTTTGAATATTTCGCAAGCGTCACCAAATACGCAAATGGGTGAGATTATGGTGCGATTGGAAAAAGTTATAACTGAAAAGTTTCAGCCAGATGTCATACTCGTTCCAGGAGATGTAAATTCTACGCTAGCTGCAGCACTAACTGCTTATAAACTCGGCATTACTTTGGGACATTTAGAAAGTGGCTTAAGAAGTTTAGATCGTACAATGCCAGAAGAAATGAACCGGATCTTAGTAGATGAAATATCAGATTATTATTTCGTCACAGAGCAAAGTGGATTAGACAATCTTTTAAAAGAACATAAACCTAAAGAAAATATACACATAGTTGGTAATACCATGATTGATACGCTTGTGGCTTTTGAATCTGAAATTGCTTCAAAAAATACTTTAGAAGCGAATGGTTTGGCCAAAGATGAATTTATTTTAATGACCATACATCGTCCTGCTACCGTAGATAATCAACAAGGATTAGAAGGGTTGTTGTCATTGTTAAGAGATATACCAAAGGATTTGGCAATTGTATTTCCAATTCACCCAAGAACTTTGAATAACATTAAAAAATTTGATTTAGAATCTGAATTTGAAGAAATTAAGAATCTAAAATTATTGGCACCTCAAGATTATTTTAGCTTTCAAAATTTAATTCATCACTGCAAAATGGTGTTAACAGATAGTGGAGGCATCCAAGAAGAAACCACGTTTAAACAAAAGCCATGTTTAACCTTAAGACCTAATACTGAACGACCAAGTACATTAACTATTGGATCTAATACACTATTGAATTTTGATAAAAAAGACATCCTTGAGAAGATTAATGCTATCCAAACCGGAACATACAAAGAAGGTCAAATTCCACCACTTTGGGATGGGCAAGCAACACAGCGTATTTTAAAAATCATTGTTAAGAATTGAAGTCAAAGCCATAAAATTTGAAAACCATCTGTATTTTTACCCAATCACCATTAGTAGCTGCTCCTAGAGTGGTTAAAGAAGCAAATGTATATGCTCAAGCTGGTTATAGAGTGATTGTTTACGCACTTTGGTACGATTGGGAAATGTTGGCAAAAGACCGTGCTTTACTTGATGAAAGGATTAGCTATAAAGCTGGAATTGATTTGTTAAATTTTAATAGTTTAAATTCTAAGTACATTCGTTTAAAGCGTAAAATTTCTAGACTTTTTGTAAAATTTACAGGAATTGATACTGTGGGTGCATTGGGATACGATTTTTCATCTTATTTAGAGAAGTTATTGGTTGAAGATGCCGATTTATATATTGGTCACGAAGAAATGAGTATGGCCTTAGCAAATAAATTAATTAAAAAAGGAAAGATAGTTGCTTTTGATTTTGAAGATTGGCATAGCAAAGATTTGTTACCTTCAGCCAGAAAATACCGTCCTATAAAACTGTTAGAGTATTTAGAAGGCTTTCTGCTGGAAAAAGCAAAATATACTTATACCACATCAAAAGCAATGGCATTAGCAATGGCTAATGGAAATAAATCCAAAATGCCTAAGGTCATTTATAACAGCTTTCCGTCTATTAAACTCAATGCTCTGGATCAATCGTCAAAAGACAGAAAAGATAAAGAGCAACCCTCATTATATTGGTTTTCTCAAGTAATTAGTGAGGGCAGAGGATTAGAACTGCTTTGTGAAGCTTTGCAAAAAACAACAACGCCATTACAGCTTCATCTTAGGGGAAAGATCACAAATGATTATCACCATAACTTAAAGCAGTTATTGCCAAAAAATGTTACATTACAGGTTCACGATGTGGTGCCTTTTCAGGAATTAGTATCAAGAATTGCAGAACATGATATAGGCATTGCTTTTGAGGAGGACAAACCCGAGAGCAGAGACTATACAATCACCAATAAAACGTTCCATTACTTACAAGCAGGTATTGCTGTTTTAGCAACGCAGACTAAAGGCCAGGCAGAAATAAAAGCAATAGTCCCAAATGCGGTGGCTATAGTAGAACGTCAACCGGAACAAATTGCTACAATTATTGAAGACCTCTTAAATAATCCATTAAAACTAAAAGCTATGAAAGCAGCAAGTTGGCAAGCAGGACAAGGGGTGTTTGCTTTTGAAAAGCAAGCCTTGAAACTAAAAGAATTTGTGAATAACGTTTAAAAACATTGCATTTGCTCTTTTGTATTTTAATGTCTTTTAGATTCATTTGCCACTTTTTGAAGAGAGTTAGAGCCTGCAAGAGCTAAAATTTTTAAGACTATAAAGTGAAAGCTTTTAATAAAGATAAAAACTATTTAACGATAATAGTGACTTTAAGAGGTCTAGCAGCTATATATGTTTGTATGTATCACTTTACAAAAGATTTTTTAAACGAGGATGATATTATAAATGTGCTTTTTGAAAATGGATGGATAGGTGTTGAGGTGTTTTTTGTAATTTCAGGATTTGTGATTCCATTTTCTCTGTTAGGCACTTCATTTAAATTCCGTCACTATTTCAAATTCATGAAAAAGCGGTTGATTAGAATAGAACCTGCTTATCTCATTTCAGTTATACTGGTATTACTCGTAAGTTATGCAGCCAGTAAAACGCCAGGATTTGCGGGTGAACCAAATAATGTTTCTGTTGCTTTACTTTTACAGCATGTCGGTTACTTGGTAGAGTTTTTTAATAACACGTGGCTCAATCCAGTATATTGGACATTAGAAATAGAATTTCATTTTTATATAATTATCGGTTTGCTTATCGCTTTATGGGATCTTAAAAATCAGTGGCTCACTATATCCTCAATTATTGGATTATTGTTACTGTCTTTTTTAAATCAAGATGTTATTGTATTTTTTAAGTATACAGATATTTTTATATTAGGCATTTTAACTGCTTTTTATAAAAAAAACCAAATTGGTCTATTTCAGTATTTGATTTTTTTATTTCTTGTTAGTTACATCGTTCTTGATAGCCATGGCTGGTTAGTTTCAGTATGGACCTTTATAACTGCTGCGTTGATTGCTTTTGCTAGTCACCACGGAAATGTAAAAGGCTTGATTTTTTTGGGTAATATTTCCTACTCCTTATATTTGATCCACTGGCCAATTGGCGTAAAAATCATTAACTTGAGTAAACGCTTGAAATTGAATGAACTTTCTAAGTATGGAGTTATACTAATTGCATTAAGTTTTAGTATTTTTGCAGCTTGGTTATTTTATAAATACATAGAAAAACCATCACACCAATGGGCCAAAAAAGTAAAGTTCACTTAAACTAATAATGAAAAAAGTCCTTATTGTTTCTCCGCATTTCCCACCTGTAAATGCTGCCGATATGCATCGAGTAAGACAAAGTCTTCCTTATTTTGAGCAGTTTGGTTGGAAACCTACGGTGCTTTGTGTGGATCCTGACTATGTGGAAATGGCAAAAGATGAGTTGTTGGCAAATTCTCTACCTACTGATGCGGAGTATATAATGGTCAAAGCCTATTCTACGAAGTATACACGAAAGTTAGGATTGGGTAATTTGGGTTTAAGATCATTTATACAATTGCTCAAAGCAGGCAATACATTGCTGAAAAAGGAAAATTTTGATCTTATCTATTTTAGCACGACTGTTTTTGCATCAATGCCTTTGGGACGAATTTGGAAACGAAAATTTAACATTCCATTTATCTTAGATATTCAAGACCCTTGGCGTAATGATTACTATTTAACAGTACCAAAGGAAGAGAAACCACCAAAATTTTGGTTTGCCTATAACTTGGATAAATATTTAGAACGTTTTACAGTGCCAAAAGCAAATGGGTTGATAGCAGTTTCACAAGGTTATGTAGACACCTTAAAATCTCGTTATCCATCCATAAAAAATATGCCATCAAAAACACTTACGTTTGGAGCATCGGTTAAGGATTTTGAATTCATAAACTCTAGATTTATCTTTAAATCGTTTGTATTAGATCACAATAAAACCAATTTGATTTATATTGGTCGTGGTGGTCATGACATGGCAAAAAGTCTAAGTGTCATATTCGAGGCATTCAAAAAAGGTTTAGATAGTCACGAGAAATTTAAAAAATGCAAGTTTTGGTTCATTGGGACCAGTTACGCGCCAGATGGGCAAGGAGAACAAACCATAAGGCCTATAGCAAAGCAGTTTGGTGTCGAAAGCTTCGTTGAGGAAATAACAGATAGGAAACCTTATTTTGAAACATTAACGTTATTAAAATCTGCAGATGTTATAGTAATACCAGGTTCTGAAGATGCCAATTATACAGCATCAAAATTATATCCTAATCTATTGGCAAAAAAACCTTTATTGTGTGTATTCCATTCCAATAGCAGTGTGGTGCGTATCGTAAAAGATTTGAATGCAGGAGAGGTGGTATTGTTCGACCAAAAATTAGCGGTTGAGCAGTGTTTAGAACATATGGAAAAGATTGTTACTCAATTGCCTTATATGCCAGAAACGAACTGGGAAAAATTTCAACCTTTTACTGCAGAGGCAATGACCAAAGTGCAATGTGATTTTTTTAATCAAGTTTTAAGATCGCATGGGCTATGAAGAAAAAATTAGCTATTATTACTACGCATCCCATTCAATATAATGCGCCATGGTTTCAATTGTTAGCCAAAAGAAATAACATTGAAGTTAAGGTATTTTATACATGGTCACAGTCTAAAACCAGTGTAAAGGATAAAAATTTCGGGAAACAGATTACTTGGGATATTCCATTGTTAGAGGGTTATGATTAT
It contains:
- the wecB gene encoding non-hydrolyzing UDP-N-acetylglucosamine 2-epimerase, which encodes MRKLLIVVGTRPNYIKVTQFKKVADQQFAGQFDIKIVHTGQHFDKSMADMFFQQLDLWPDYFLNISQASPNTQMGEIMVRLEKVITEKFQPDVILVPGDVNSTLAAALTAYKLGITLGHLESGLRSLDRTMPEEMNRILVDEISDYYFVTEQSGLDNLLKEHKPKENIHIVGNTMIDTLVAFESEIASKNTLEANGLAKDEFILMTIHRPATVDNQQGLEGLLSLLRDIPKDLAIVFPIHPRTLNNIKKFDLESEFEEIKNLKLLAPQDYFSFQNLIHHCKMVLTDSGGIQEETTFKQKPCLTLRPNTERPSTLTIGSNTLLNFDKKDILEKINAIQTGTYKEGQIPPLWDGQATQRILKIIVKN
- a CDS encoding glycosyltransferase family 2 protein, with protein sequence MSIKKVSIVIPSYNAIAYIPDTLNSVFQQSYSNIEVIVIDDGSTDGTLDYLKTITHPNFSFKKNRGKGACAARNYGFELSLGKYIQFLDADDLLSPDKIENQVQDLEQNPEYIAVCSTVHFYEKPEHGEIKDSHFLYNTNNPKQFLLKLFGGDGLNHGMVGQHAYLSPRFFIEKAGGWNEKLFKDQDGEFFTRVIKASKGICHTPDVFAYYRKHVRGNNIANQKERKHVESQFKALISKSKQLKELEDSEAYRNAFALQSKLLAVDAYPHFMDVYDRAINLSNRYGGSTYEPILGGKIIEMVKSIFGWKNAKTFKLFLHRIKDLIMPKA
- a CDS encoding acyltransferase, which translates into the protein MTVVINFVKYHFKSALRTIYWIYNLSKINFGSNVNLSFPIQVEGHGFAKIDSNCTIEKNVKLGIGKNAQLVIGKNSFFEKQGTLLIGDSNVLKIGNHFKLGTHARLYVKNNWTFGDNVTIETYCSIFARESEKTGMLTIGNNSNIGDYTIMDIVDNIQIGNDVAIGPNCTIYTHDHIYTDKSKPAWKGGLISKPIIIEDGAWIGSNVTILPGVIIGKRAVVAAGSVVTKSLDPECVYGGIPAKLIKEI
- a CDS encoding glycosyltransferase family 2 protein codes for the protein MKSNPLVSVLMTAYNRENFIASAIESVMASTYQEWELIILDDGSKDRTVEICKSYETKDERVKVFVNEKNLGQFKNRNKIVDYANGEYIKYLDSDDLIYPYGLEQLVYYMEQFPEAGYGLCSIEQDNEQLFPIMLSPEETYKRHFVEKKAVFHKAPLSSIIKTKVFRDLGGFPHEAVSGDLAMWCELSLSNNVILMPHGMVWYRVHADQEMQKTRDSVFVEFEYFKVEDYYLSLTECPLSKGGREKVIKLNQTKQKKYIFWKLRQLGPSIALKLYKYMNKPFELNRA
- a CDS encoding glycosyltransferase; the encoded protein is MKKVLIVSPHFPPVNAADMHRVRQSLPYFEQFGWKPTVLCVDPDYVEMAKDELLANSLPTDAEYIMVKAYSTKYTRKLGLGNLGLRSFIQLLKAGNTLLKKENFDLIYFSTTVFASMPLGRIWKRKFNIPFILDIQDPWRNDYYLTVPKEEKPPKFWFAYNLDKYLERFTVPKANGLIAVSQGYVDTLKSRYPSIKNMPSKTLTFGASVKDFEFINSRFIFKSFVLDHNKTNLIYIGRGGHDMAKSLSVIFEAFKKGLDSHEKFKKCKFWFIGTSYAPDGQGEQTIRPIAKQFGVESFVEEITDRKPYFETLTLLKSADVIVIPGSEDANYTASKLYPNLLAKKPLLCVFHSNSSVVRIVKDLNAGEVVLFDQKLAVEQCLEHMEKIVTQLPYMPETNWEKFQPFTAEAMTKVQCDFFNQVLRSHGL
- a CDS encoding acyltransferase family protein; protein product: MKAFNKDKNYLTIIVTLRGLAAIYVCMYHFTKDFLNEDDIINVLFENGWIGVEVFFVISGFVIPFSLLGTSFKFRHYFKFMKKRLIRIEPAYLISVILVLLVSYAASKTPGFAGEPNNVSVALLLQHVGYLVEFFNNTWLNPVYWTLEIEFHFYIIIGLLIALWDLKNQWLTISSIIGLLLLSFLNQDVIVFFKYTDIFILGILTAFYKKNQIGLFQYLIFLFLVSYIVLDSHGWLVSVWTFITAALIAFASHHGNVKGLIFLGNISYSLYLIHWPIGVKIINLSKRLKLNELSKYGVILIALSFSIFAAWLFYKYIEKPSHQWAKKVKFT